The following proteins are co-located in the Streptomyces asiaticus genome:
- a CDS encoding aromatic ring-hydroxylating oxygenase subunit alpha — protein MTVEDSPDTATPVRSRRRKPAEPGRQDWSSWPHYDGAAAGFRGYWYPVTWSSQITGKPLPFTVCGERIALIRDSGTAYALHNRCPHRGVPLSEGNQQFPGTVSCPYHGWTFDLPTGRLSAVITDGPGCRLTGKLGVRTYPVEERLGMVWVYIPIADEEPHPIDSQLPEELVGNAFVMGGRIEPRGGNWRFACENGFDEGHAKYLHRTALWRLFKPMPTWNITRIVPRGRWIFRVQDEVHWEAEYPGVGRWTNKRWWKMQPPKETFNIGNTGKAGSIDPTIEAQEFPGFASLSMPGVLRIAYPKFIHYEFYVPVDEDNHRYVGVMVNFTEGWDTLRFYAKYLGAIRWLFHGQFSGQDAWMVDVTDAPPEKLYRPDISLTAWRNLSEEEYGKKLAAVGGASASASASASASASEEKA, from the coding sequence ATGACGGTCGAGGACTCTCCCGACACGGCCACCCCCGTCCGGAGCCGCCGCAGAAAACCGGCCGAGCCCGGCCGCCAGGACTGGTCGTCCTGGCCTCACTACGACGGTGCGGCCGCGGGCTTCCGCGGCTACTGGTACCCGGTCACCTGGTCCAGCCAGATCACCGGCAAGCCGCTGCCGTTCACCGTCTGCGGCGAGCGGATCGCGCTGATCCGCGACAGCGGCACCGCCTACGCCCTGCACAACCGGTGCCCGCACCGCGGTGTGCCGCTGTCGGAGGGCAATCAGCAGTTTCCGGGCACGGTCAGCTGCCCGTACCACGGCTGGACCTTCGACCTGCCCACCGGGCGGCTGTCCGCGGTCATCACCGACGGCCCCGGGTGCCGGCTGACCGGGAAGCTGGGCGTGCGCACCTATCCGGTCGAGGAGCGCCTCGGGATGGTGTGGGTGTACATCCCGATCGCCGACGAGGAGCCGCATCCGATCGACTCCCAGCTTCCGGAGGAGCTGGTCGGCAACGCGTTCGTGATGGGCGGACGGATCGAGCCGCGCGGTGGCAACTGGCGGTTCGCCTGCGAGAACGGCTTCGACGAGGGCCACGCCAAGTACCTCCACCGCACGGCCCTGTGGCGGCTGTTCAAGCCCATGCCGACCTGGAACATCACCCGGATCGTGCCGCGTGGCCGCTGGATCTTCCGGGTCCAGGACGAGGTCCACTGGGAGGCCGAGTACCCCGGGGTGGGCCGCTGGACCAACAAGCGCTGGTGGAAGATGCAGCCGCCGAAGGAGACCTTCAACATCGGCAACACCGGCAAGGCCGGCAGTATCGACCCGACGATCGAGGCCCAGGAGTTCCCCGGCTTCGCGTCCCTGTCGATGCCGGGCGTGCTGCGCATCGCCTACCCCAAGTTCATCCACTACGAGTTCTACGTCCCGGTGGACGAGGACAACCACCGCTACGTCGGTGTGATGGTCAACTTCACCGAGGGCTGGGACACCCTGCGCTTCTACGCCAAGTACCTGGGGGCGATCCGCTGGCTGTTCCACGGCCAGTTCTCCGGCCAGGACGCGTGGATGGTCGATGTCACCGACGCGCCGCCGGAGAAGCTCTACCGGCCCGACATCTCGCTCACCGCCTGGCGGAACCTCAGCGAGGAGGAGTACGGCAAGAAGCTGGCCGCGGTCGGCGGCGCATCCGCATCCGCATCCGCATCCGCATCCGCATCCGCATCCGAAGAGAAGGCATGA